The following proteins are encoded in a genomic region of Toxotes jaculatrix isolate fToxJac2 chromosome 3, fToxJac2.pri, whole genome shotgun sequence:
- the zgc:113307 gene encoding lumican isoform X1, whose translation MALLRCAVLPLLCVFHSALATVVADVDYGGVPLWINRLLGEPSVLSLRGRMDPAWFRANNPQACPQQCDCPIQWPTALYCDHRGLADIPDSLPGRTQYLFLQGNNISSLPSSVLANVSGLRWLILDHNQLQSDKLDQSALQNQTQLRYFFANHNHLSSVPSALPAGLKQMRLAHNQISSISPGAFQNLHNLTLLLLQGNRLQTIKEGDLKGLVSLNLLDIGGNLFSSVPKHLPPSVQQLYLSSNSLSGLDKDNFVGLLNLKYLRLSHCGLQSGGIDPAVFNFSSLVELDLSYNKLTTIPTVPTTLQYLYLEANEIREFNVTSFCREVGPVSYSRIKVLRLDGNKMSYHQLPSGWVFCLRVLENIYI comes from the exons ATGGCTCTCCTGCGCTGCGCTGTGTTgccactgctgtgtgtttttcactctgCTTTGGCCACTGTTGTAGCTGATGTGGACTACGGAGGTGTTCCTCTGTGGATTAACCGCCTGCTGGGTGAGCCCAGTGTGCTGAGCCTGCGGGGGCGGATGGACCCAGCCTGGTTCCGAGCTAACAACCCACAGGCCTGCCCTCAACAATGTGACTGCCCCATCCAGTGGCCCACAGCACTCTACTGTGACCACAGAGGCTTGGCTGACATCCCTGACAGCCTGCCGGGCAGAACTCAATACCTGTTTCTACAG GGTAACAACATCTCGTCCCTGCCCTCCTCTGTATTGGCCAACGTTTCTGGGCTCCGCTGGCTCATCCTGGACCATAACCAGCTGCAGAGCGACAAGCTGGACCAGTCTGCCCTGCAGAACCAGACCCAGCTGCGCTACTTTTTTGCCAACCACAACCACCTGAGTTCAGTCCCCAGTGCGCTACCAGCAGGACTCAAGCAGATGCGACTGGCCCACAACCAAATCAGCAGCATCAGCCCTGGAGCTTTCCAGAACCTGCACAACTTAacgcttctgctgctgcagggaaaCAGACTGCAAACCATCAAAGAGGGAGACCTCAAAG GTCTGGTCAGTCTGAATTTGTTGGACATCGGTGggaatttgttttcatctgtcccCAAGCATTTAcctccttcagtccagcagctcTATCTGTCCAGTAACTCTCTCTCTGGGCTGGACAAAGACAATTTTGTGGGGCTCCTCAACCTCAAGTACCTGCGTCTAAGTCACTGTGGTTTGCAGAGCGGTGGCATTGACCCAGCGGTCTTCAACTTCTCCAGCTTGGTGGAATTGGACCTTTCTTATAACAAACTTACCACCATTCCCACAGTCCCCACCACCCTGCAGTACCTCTACCTGGAGGCCAATGAAATACGAG AGTTCAACGTGACCAGTTTCTGCAGAGAGGTGGGACCTGTGTCCTACTCCAGGATCAAGGTCCTACGATTGGATGGAAAcaaaatgtcctaccatcagcTGCCGTCTGGCTGGGTCTTCTGCCTGCGGGTGCTTGAAAATATTTACATCTGA
- the zgc:113307 gene encoding fibromodulin isoform X2 yields MDPAWFRANNPQACPQQCDCPIQWPTALYCDHRGLADIPDSLPGRTQYLFLQGNNISSLPSSVLANVSGLRWLILDHNQLQSDKLDQSALQNQTQLRYFFANHNHLSSVPSALPAGLKQMRLAHNQISSISPGAFQNLHNLTLLLLQGNRLQTIKEGDLKGLVSLNLLDIGGNLFSSVPKHLPPSVQQLYLSSNSLSGLDKDNFVGLLNLKYLRLSHCGLQSGGIDPAVFNFSSLVELDLSYNKLTTIPTVPTTLQYLYLEANEIREFNVTSFCREVGPVSYSRIKVLRLDGNKMSYHQLPSGWVFCLRVLENIYI; encoded by the exons ATGGACCCAGCCTGGTTCCGAGCTAACAACCCACAGGCCTGCCCTCAACAATGTGACTGCCCCATCCAGTGGCCCACAGCACTCTACTGTGACCACAGAGGCTTGGCTGACATCCCTGACAGCCTGCCGGGCAGAACTCAATACCTGTTTCTACAG GGTAACAACATCTCGTCCCTGCCCTCCTCTGTATTGGCCAACGTTTCTGGGCTCCGCTGGCTCATCCTGGACCATAACCAGCTGCAGAGCGACAAGCTGGACCAGTCTGCCCTGCAGAACCAGACCCAGCTGCGCTACTTTTTTGCCAACCACAACCACCTGAGTTCAGTCCCCAGTGCGCTACCAGCAGGACTCAAGCAGATGCGACTGGCCCACAACCAAATCAGCAGCATCAGCCCTGGAGCTTTCCAGAACCTGCACAACTTAacgcttctgctgctgcagggaaaCAGACTGCAAACCATCAAAGAGGGAGACCTCAAAG GTCTGGTCAGTCTGAATTTGTTGGACATCGGTGggaatttgttttcatctgtcccCAAGCATTTAcctccttcagtccagcagctcTATCTGTCCAGTAACTCTCTCTCTGGGCTGGACAAAGACAATTTTGTGGGGCTCCTCAACCTCAAGTACCTGCGTCTAAGTCACTGTGGTTTGCAGAGCGGTGGCATTGACCCAGCGGTCTTCAACTTCTCCAGCTTGGTGGAATTGGACCTTTCTTATAACAAACTTACCACCATTCCCACAGTCCCCACCACCCTGCAGTACCTCTACCTGGAGGCCAATGAAATACGAG AGTTCAACGTGACCAGTTTCTGCAGAGAGGTGGGACCTGTGTCCTACTCCAGGATCAAGGTCCTACGATTGGATGGAAAcaaaatgtcctaccatcagcTGCCGTCTGGCTGGGTCTTCTGCCTGCGGGTGCTTGAAAATATTTACATCTGA